One Streptomyces sp. NBC_00223 genomic window carries:
- a CDS encoding ANTAR domain-containing response regulator, whose amino-acid sequence MSAPEESATPQDAQSHVPPLTTRVVIAEDEALIRLDLKEMLEEEGYSVVGEAGDGETAVKLTEELRPDLVILDVKMPVLDGISAAERIAENKIAPVLMLTAFSQRELVERARDAGAMAYLVKPFTKSDLVPSIEMAVSRFQELRALESEIADLSLRLETRKLVDRAKSALQTKYGLSEPAAFRWIQKTSMDRRMSMQAVAQAVIEEVTD is encoded by the coding sequence GTGAGCGCCCCCGAAGAGTCCGCTACCCCGCAGGATGCGCAATCGCATGTGCCGCCGCTGACGACTCGCGTCGTGATCGCGGAGGACGAGGCGCTGATTCGGCTCGATCTCAAGGAGATGCTGGAGGAGGAGGGTTACTCCGTCGTCGGTGAGGCCGGGGACGGCGAAACCGCGGTGAAGCTCACGGAGGAACTGCGGCCCGACCTGGTGATCCTCGATGTCAAGATGCCGGTCCTGGACGGGATCTCCGCCGCCGAGCGGATCGCCGAGAACAAGATCGCGCCCGTGCTGATGCTGACGGCGTTCTCGCAGCGGGAGCTGGTGGAGCGGGCCAGGGACGCGGGCGCGATGGCGTACCTGGTGAAGCCGTTCACCAAGAGCGACCTCGTGCCGTCGATCGAGATGGCGGTGAGCCGGTTCCAGGAGCTGCGGGCGCTGGAGTCGGAGATCGCGGACCTGTCGCTGCGGCTGGAGACGCGCAAGCTGGTCGACCGGGCGAAGAGCGCGCTCCAGACGAAGTACGGGCTGTCGGAGCCGGCCGCCTTCCGGTGGATCCAGAAGACGTCGATGGACCGGCGGATGTCGATGCAGGCGGTGGCGCAGGCCGTGATCGAGGAGGTCACGGACTAG
- a CDS encoding branched-chain amino acid ABC transporter permease, with protein sequence MTDIPTTAHVEATAPVGGRRVAPYVPLPPAAARAVALVGAVATIASTFLSWTYTTEFPGDLTVSGYPGGLQVLTLVGGILSALFVVAAFGVKGLRGFLPNRSHNGILLLAAGTFATTWYTVIAIAQELGGLANLDPGGFIAAVGSLVLLIGALALPIHRHPAEDPDAEFYELGRLSQNNAARSAYRWLREARLQHSDLPVADPTRLPGWIQRLIITVVAALGLKVLTYGLATGYTEIFIGYLILVAFTLWALSATGLTRQFSGMTTAHRPFAISMGLLAAIAYPFAQNNEHWANLGVNILIFGTVALGLNIVVGLTGLLDLGYVAFLGVGAYAAALVSGSQYSIWSGVQFPFWGAALTGMAASLVFGVLIGAPTLRLRGDYLAIVTLGFGEIFRLAVNSLDGVSGPKVTNGPNGIAQIPDLSVFGYNLGNAHQIGSFTLGRFANYYLLMLLITVIVVLIFTRAADSRIGRSWVAIREDETAATAMGINGFRVKLIAFALGASLAGLAGTVSAHVTYNVVPSPYQFSGAAPPNSAFLLAAVVLGGMGTVSGPILGAALLYLIPEKLGFLQRYELFAFGLALILIMRFRPEGIIANRRRRLEFHDDDTLIPAQRPMGDDTLPVNTAGA encoded by the coding sequence ATGACCGACATCCCCACCACCGCGCACGTCGAGGCGACCGCGCCCGTCGGCGGCCGCCGTGTCGCGCCGTACGTACCCCTGCCGCCCGCCGCCGCCCGCGCCGTCGCCCTCGTCGGCGCCGTCGCCACGATCGCCTCCACCTTCCTGTCCTGGACCTACACCACCGAATTCCCCGGCGACCTCACCGTCTCCGGCTACCCCGGCGGCCTCCAGGTCCTCACCCTCGTCGGCGGCATCCTCAGCGCGCTGTTCGTCGTCGCCGCGTTCGGCGTCAAGGGCCTGCGCGGGTTCCTGCCCAACCGCTCCCACAACGGCATCCTGCTGCTCGCCGCCGGCACCTTCGCCACCACCTGGTACACCGTCATCGCCATCGCCCAGGAACTCGGCGGACTGGCCAACCTCGACCCGGGCGGCTTCATCGCCGCCGTCGGCAGCCTCGTCCTGCTCATCGGCGCCCTCGCCCTGCCCATCCACCGGCACCCGGCCGAGGACCCCGACGCCGAGTTCTACGAACTCGGCCGCCTCTCCCAGAACAACGCCGCACGCAGCGCCTACCGGTGGCTCCGCGAAGCCCGCCTCCAGCACAGCGACCTGCCCGTCGCCGACCCCACCCGGCTGCCCGGCTGGATCCAGCGGCTGATCATCACCGTCGTCGCCGCCCTCGGCCTCAAGGTCCTCACCTACGGACTGGCCACCGGCTACACCGAGATCTTCATCGGCTATCTGATCCTGGTCGCCTTCACCCTCTGGGCGCTGAGCGCCACCGGGCTCACCCGCCAGTTCTCCGGCATGACCACCGCCCACCGGCCGTTCGCCATCTCCATGGGACTGCTCGCGGCCATCGCCTACCCGTTCGCCCAGAACAACGAGCACTGGGCCAACCTCGGCGTCAACATCCTCATCTTCGGCACCGTCGCCCTCGGCCTCAACATCGTCGTCGGCCTCACCGGCCTGCTCGACCTCGGCTACGTCGCCTTCCTCGGCGTCGGCGCCTACGCGGCCGCGCTGGTCTCCGGCTCCCAGTACTCGATCTGGTCCGGCGTCCAGTTCCCGTTCTGGGGCGCCGCCCTCACCGGCATGGCCGCCAGCCTCGTCTTCGGCGTCCTCATCGGCGCACCCACCCTCCGGCTGCGCGGCGACTACCTCGCCATCGTCACCCTCGGCTTCGGAGAGATCTTCCGGCTCGCCGTCAACAGCCTCGACGGCGTATCGGGCCCGAAGGTCACCAACGGACCCAACGGCATCGCCCAGATCCCCGACCTGTCCGTCTTCGGCTACAACCTCGGCAACGCCCACCAGATCGGCTCGTTCACGCTCGGCAGGTTCGCCAACTACTACCTGCTGATGCTGCTGATCACCGTCATCGTCGTCCTCATCTTCACCCGCGCCGCCGACTCCCGTATCGGCCGCTCCTGGGTCGCCATCCGCGAGGACGAGACCGCCGCCACCGCCATGGGCATCAACGGCTTCCGCGTCAAGCTCATCGCCTTCGCGCTGGGCGCCTCGCTGGCCGGCCTCGCCGGAACCGTCAGCGCCCACGTCACCTACAACGTCGTGCCCAGCCCCTACCAGTTCTCCGGCGCCGCGCCGCCCAACTCCGCCTTCCTGCTCGCCGCCGTCGTCCTCGGCGGCATGGGTACGGTCAGCGGTCCCATCCTCGGCGCGGCCCTGCTCTACCTCATCCCGGAGAAGCTGGGCTTCCTCCAGCGGTACGAACTCTTCGCCTTCGGCCTCGCCCTCATCCTGATCATGCGCTTCCGCCCCGAGGGCATCATCGCCAACCGGCGCCGCCGACTGGAGTTCCACGACGACGACACCCTGATCCCGGCCCAGCGCCCCATGGGCGACGACACCCTCCCCGTCAACACGGCAGGGGCGTGA
- a CDS encoding branched-chain amino acid ABC transporter substrate-binding protein, with amino-acid sequence MRHRSLLILTSVLTTGALSLTACGSRGDDSKKGDDGGGSTATTTTVVIGVDAPLTGQNSATGLGLQYGVQIAVDDANAKHLVPGVTFKVKALDDKALPASGQQNATALVADNSVIAAVGPLNSGVAQSMQQVFANANMVEISPANTNPTLTLGKDWATGKKVRPFKTYFRTATTDALQGGFAADYAYNTLKKKSAFVVDDKQTYGAGLAGIFHDKFAQLGGKIAGTDHVNTGDTDFSTLVTKIRNSHADILYYGGQYDESELITKQLKAAGVNIPLMGGDGMFSDTYIKTAGQASDGDLVTSVGVPVTTLPAAKDFINTYKSKGYPGDYGTYGGYSYDAATAIINGVKAVMDANGGTLPAINDARTKLVDAVQKTDFDGIAGHLSFDEFGDTTNKQLTVYQVKGGEWVAVKSGTYTG; translated from the coding sequence GTGCGACACCGTTCCTTGCTGATTCTGACCTCCGTACTCACCACTGGAGCGCTCTCCCTCACCGCCTGCGGCTCGCGCGGCGACGACAGCAAGAAGGGCGACGACGGGGGCGGTTCGACCGCCACCACCACTACGGTCGTCATCGGCGTCGACGCCCCGCTCACCGGCCAGAACTCGGCCACCGGCCTCGGACTCCAGTACGGCGTCCAGATCGCGGTGGACGACGCCAACGCCAAGCATTTGGTGCCCGGCGTCACTTTCAAGGTCAAGGCCCTGGACGACAAGGCGCTGCCCGCCTCCGGCCAGCAGAACGCCACCGCCCTGGTGGCCGACAACAGCGTCATCGCCGCCGTCGGCCCGCTCAACTCCGGTGTGGCGCAGTCGATGCAGCAGGTCTTCGCCAACGCCAACATGGTCGAGATCTCACCGGCGAACACCAACCCCACCCTGACCCTGGGCAAGGACTGGGCGACCGGCAAGAAGGTCCGCCCCTTCAAGACCTACTTCCGTACCGCCACCACCGACGCCCTCCAGGGCGGCTTCGCGGCCGATTACGCGTACAACACCCTCAAGAAGAAGTCCGCCTTCGTCGTCGACGACAAGCAGACCTACGGCGCCGGCCTGGCGGGCATCTTCCACGACAAGTTCGCCCAGCTCGGGGGCAAGATCGCCGGAACCGACCACGTCAACACCGGCGACACCGACTTCTCCACCCTGGTCACGAAGATCAGGAACTCGCACGCCGACATCCTCTACTACGGCGGCCAGTACGACGAGTCCGAGCTGATCACCAAGCAGCTCAAGGCGGCCGGCGTCAACATCCCGCTCATGGGCGGCGACGGCATGTTCTCCGACACCTACATCAAGACCGCCGGCCAGGCCTCCGACGGCGACCTCGTCACCAGCGTCGGCGTGCCCGTCACCACGCTCCCGGCCGCCAAGGACTTCATCAACACCTACAAGTCCAAGGGCTACCCCGGCGACTACGGCACCTACGGCGGCTACTCCTACGACGCCGCCACCGCCATTATCAACGGCGTCAAGGCCGTCATGGACGCCAACGGCGGCACGCTGCCCGCCATCAACGACGCCCGCACCAAGCTCGTGGACGCCGTCCAGAAGACCGACTTCGACGGCATCGCCGGACACCTGTCCTTCGACGAGTTCGGCGACACCACCAACAAGCAGCTGACCGTGTACCAGGTCAAGGGCGGCGAGTGGGTCGCCGTCAAGAGCGGTACGTACACCGGCTGA
- a CDS encoding PaaI family thioesterase has translation MGEQTTTHFPPEILEQYADLGVDLHALFSAGHLGDRMGIEILRAAPEEVVGTMPVEGNTQPYGLLHGGASAVLAETLGSVGAMLHGGPGKIAVGVDLNATHHRGLRSGTVTGTATPVHRGRSSATYEIVITDEAGRRVCTARLTCMLRPASLATPPTG, from the coding sequence ATGGGCGAGCAGACCACCACCCACTTCCCCCCGGAGATCCTGGAGCAGTACGCCGACCTCGGCGTCGATCTGCACGCCCTGTTCTCCGCGGGGCATCTCGGCGACCGCATGGGGATCGAGATCCTGCGCGCCGCGCCCGAGGAAGTGGTCGGCACCATGCCCGTCGAAGGCAACACCCAGCCCTACGGACTGCTGCACGGCGGCGCCTCGGCCGTACTCGCCGAAACCCTCGGCTCCGTCGGCGCGATGCTGCACGGCGGCCCGGGCAAGATCGCCGTCGGGGTCGACCTCAACGCCACGCACCACCGCGGTCTGCGCAGCGGCACGGTGACGGGAACGGCGACGCCCGTCCACCGGGGGCGCTCCTCGGCGACGTACGAGATCGTCATCACGGACGAGGCGGGCCGCCGCGTCTGCACCGCCCGGCTCACCTGCATGCTCCGGCCCGCGTCGCTGGCGACCCCGCCCACGGGCTGA
- the pyk gene encoding pyruvate kinase: MRRAKIVCTLGPATDSYDQIKALVEAGMDVARLNLSHGGYAEHEDRYRRVRKAGDETGRSVGVLVDLQGPKIRLGRFAEGPVLLERGDDFTITVDDIEGDQQICGTTYKGLVADVARGERILVDDGRVTLEVTAVEGPRVHTMVIEGGMISDHKGLNLPGVAVSVPALSEKDIRDLRWGLRIGADIIALSFVRSGRDYEDVLRIMEEEGRRVPVIAKIEKPQAVENLESIVDAFDGIMVARGDLGVEMPLEAVPLVQKRAVSIARRNAKPVIVATQMLDSMIDNSRPTRAEASDVANAVIDGTDAVMLSGETSVGKYPIETVKTMSRIVAAAEADVLAAGLPPLTDQNKPRTQGGAVARAAAEMGDFLGASYLVAFTQSGDTVRRLSRYRSPIPVLAFTPEPATRSQLNLTWGVETFLGPTVQTTDEMVQQVDEELLRIGRCKKGDVVVITAGSPPGMPGTTNMVRVHHIGEDDSPKV; this comes from the coding sequence ATGCGCCGAGCCAAAATTGTCTGCACTCTGGGCCCCGCCACCGACTCCTACGACCAGATCAAGGCCCTGGTCGAGGCCGGAATGGACGTGGCCCGCCTGAATCTGAGCCATGGCGGTTACGCCGAACACGAGGACCGCTACCGACGGGTCCGCAAGGCCGGCGACGAGACCGGCCGCAGCGTGGGTGTCCTGGTCGACCTTCAGGGTCCGAAGATCAGGCTCGGCCGATTCGCCGAGGGGCCCGTACTCCTTGAACGCGGCGACGACTTCACCATCACCGTCGACGACATCGAGGGTGACCAGCAGATCTGCGGCACCACGTACAAGGGTCTGGTCGCCGATGTGGCCCGCGGGGAGCGCATCCTCGTGGACGACGGGCGGGTCACCCTCGAAGTGACCGCCGTCGAGGGACCGCGGGTGCACACCATGGTCATCGAGGGCGGCATGATCTCCGACCACAAGGGGCTCAATCTGCCCGGGGTCGCGGTCTCCGTGCCCGCCCTGTCCGAGAAGGACATCCGCGACCTGCGCTGGGGACTGCGGATCGGGGCCGACATCATCGCCCTGTCCTTCGTCCGCTCCGGGCGGGACTACGAGGACGTGCTGCGGATCATGGAGGAGGAGGGCCGCCGGGTCCCGGTCATCGCCAAGATCGAGAAGCCGCAGGCGGTGGAGAACCTGGAGTCCATCGTGGACGCCTTCGACGGGATCATGGTGGCCCGCGGCGACCTCGGCGTCGAGATGCCGCTGGAGGCCGTGCCGCTGGTCCAGAAGCGCGCGGTCAGCATCGCCAGGCGCAACGCCAAGCCGGTGATCGTCGCCACCCAGATGCTCGACTCGATGATCGACAACTCCCGGCCCACCCGCGCCGAGGCCAGCGACGTCGCCAACGCCGTGATCGACGGCACCGACGCGGTGATGCTCTCCGGCGAGACCAGCGTCGGCAAGTACCCGATCGAGACGGTCAAGACGATGTCGCGGATCGTGGCCGCCGCCGAGGCGGACGTACTCGCCGCCGGGCTGCCGCCGCTGACCGATCAGAACAAGCCACGCACCCAGGGCGGCGCGGTGGCCCGGGCCGCCGCCGAGATGGGCGACTTCCTCGGCGCGAGCTATCTGGTGGCCTTCACCCAGTCCGGCGACACCGTCCGCCGGCTCTCCCGCTACCGCTCGCCGATCCCCGTGCTGGCCTTCACCCCGGAGCCCGCCACCCGCTCCCAGCTCAATCTGACCTGGGGTGTGGAGACGTTCCTCGGCCCGACCGTGCAGACCACCGACGAGATGGTCCAGCAGGTGGACGAGGAACTGCTGCGGATCGGGCGCTGCAAGAAGGGCGACGTCGTGGTCATCACGGCCGGCTCGCCGCCCGGGATGCCCGGCACCACCAACATGGTCCGCGTCCACCACATCGGCGAGGACGACTCCCCGAAGGTCTGA
- a CDS encoding ABC transporter ATP-binding protein, which produces MTALLEVEDLRVSYGKIEAVKGISFSVEAGQIVTLIGTNGAGKTTTLRTLSGLLKPTGGKVRFDGKSLTRVPAHKIVALGLAHSPEGRHIFPRLTIEQNLQLGAFLRKDAPGIAKDIQRAYDLFPILGERRKQAAGTLSGGEQQMLAMGRALMSQPKLLMLDEPSMGLSPIMMQKIMTTIIELKAQGTTILLVEQNAQAALSLADQAHVMEIGTIKLSGTGQDLLHDDGVRKTYLGED; this is translated from the coding sequence ATGACCGCACTGCTCGAAGTCGAGGACCTCCGCGTCTCCTACGGCAAGATCGAAGCTGTCAAGGGCATCAGCTTCTCCGTCGAGGCCGGCCAGATCGTCACCCTCATCGGCACCAACGGCGCCGGCAAGACCACCACACTCCGCACCCTCAGCGGACTGCTCAAGCCCACCGGCGGCAAGGTCCGCTTCGACGGGAAGAGCCTCACCCGGGTCCCCGCGCACAAGATCGTCGCCCTCGGGCTCGCGCACTCCCCGGAAGGCCGGCACATCTTCCCCCGGCTCACCATCGAACAGAACCTCCAACTCGGCGCGTTCCTCCGCAAGGACGCCCCCGGAATCGCCAAGGACATCCAGCGCGCCTACGACCTCTTCCCCATCCTCGGCGAACGCCGCAAGCAGGCCGCGGGCACCCTCTCCGGCGGCGAACAGCAGATGCTCGCCATGGGCCGCGCCCTGATGTCCCAGCCGAAACTCCTCATGCTCGACGAACCCTCCATGGGCCTGTCGCCGATCATGATGCAGAAGATCATGACGACGATCATCGAGCTGAAGGCACAGGGCACCACGATCCTGCTGGTCGAGCAGAACGCGCAGGCCGCGCTCTCGCTCGCCGACCAGGCCCACGTGATGGAAATCGGCACGATCAAGCTCTCCGGCACCGGCCAGGACCTGCTGCACGACGACGGGGTCCGCAAGACGTACCTCGGCGAGGACTGA
- a CDS encoding FdhF/YdeP family oxidoreductase: MAKKPPIGDPVQDAPHVTAPPHAAAGLPAVVHSMRNAEAQMGARRTALTLLRVNQKKGFDCPGCAWPEGDHRHTFEFCENGAKAVAEEATLRRVTPDFFAAHPVAELARRSGYWLGQQGRLTEPMYLPEGATHYEPIAWDRAFDLIAGELRDLDSPDEAVFYTSGRTSNEAAFLYQLFARAYGTNNLPDCSNMCHESSGSALTETLGVGKGSVLLDDLHRAELIIVAGQNPGTNHPRMLSALEKAKRGGAMIVSVNPLPEAGLERFKNPQTAAGLAGPGTRLTDLHLPIRLGGDQALFRALGRLLIEDGALDHDFIAAHTHGYDEYRAAALATDRDEIRTATGLADDDIRRLYALVRGARSIVVCWAMGLTQHKHSVPTIREVVNFLLLGGNIGRPGAGVCPVRGHSNVQGDRTMGIYERPAAAFLDALGREFGFAPPRHHGLDVVRAIRALRDGAAKVFLAMGGNFVSASPDTDVTEAAMRRARLTVHVSTKLNRSHVVTGARALILPTLGRTERDHQAGGDQFVTVEDSMGMVHASRGTLAPASPHLLSEPAIVARLAQAVLGPRSTIPWAGFADDYDLVRDRIARVIPGFDDFNTRVRRPGGFTLPHGPRDSRTFPTATGKANFTAAPVTYPRVPAGRLLLQTIRSHDQYNTTIYGLDDRYRGIKGGRRVVLLHPDDAAEHGLRDGDFTDLVGEWTDGAERRADGFRVVHYATPRGCAAAYYPETNVLVPLDHTADTSNTPASKSIVIRLEPTIPAQS, from the coding sequence ATGGCAAAGAAGCCGCCCATAGGTGACCCCGTACAGGACGCCCCGCACGTCACGGCGCCCCCGCACGCCGCGGCCGGGCTGCCCGCCGTCGTCCACAGCATGAGAAACGCCGAAGCCCAGATGGGCGCCCGCCGCACCGCACTCACCCTGCTCAGGGTCAACCAGAAGAAGGGCTTCGACTGCCCCGGCTGCGCCTGGCCCGAGGGCGATCACCGCCACACCTTCGAGTTCTGCGAGAACGGCGCCAAGGCCGTCGCCGAAGAGGCCACCCTCCGCCGTGTCACCCCTGACTTCTTCGCCGCCCACCCCGTCGCCGAACTCGCCCGCCGCAGCGGCTACTGGCTCGGCCAGCAGGGCCGCCTCACCGAGCCGATGTACCTGCCCGAAGGCGCCACCCACTACGAACCCATCGCCTGGGACCGCGCCTTCGACCTCATCGCCGGTGAACTCCGCGACCTCGACTCCCCCGACGAGGCCGTCTTCTACACCTCGGGCCGAACCAGCAACGAAGCCGCGTTCCTCTACCAGCTCTTCGCCCGCGCCTACGGCACCAACAACCTGCCCGACTGCTCCAACATGTGCCACGAGTCGTCCGGCTCCGCGCTCACCGAGACCCTGGGCGTCGGCAAGGGCAGCGTCCTGCTCGACGACCTCCACCGGGCCGAACTGATCATCGTCGCCGGACAGAATCCCGGCACCAACCACCCGCGCATGCTCTCCGCCCTCGAAAAGGCCAAGCGCGGCGGCGCCATGATCGTCAGCGTCAACCCGCTCCCCGAGGCCGGCCTCGAACGCTTCAAGAACCCCCAGACCGCGGCCGGACTGGCCGGCCCCGGTACCCGCCTCACCGATCTCCACCTGCCGATCCGGCTCGGCGGCGACCAGGCGCTCTTCCGCGCCCTCGGCCGCCTCCTGATCGAGGACGGCGCCCTCGACCACGACTTCATCGCCGCCCACACCCACGGATACGACGAGTACCGCGCCGCCGCGCTCGCCACCGACCGGGACGAGATCCGCACCGCCACCGGGCTCGCCGACGACGACATCCGGCGCCTGTACGCCCTCGTCCGCGGCGCCAGGAGCATCGTCGTCTGCTGGGCCATGGGCCTCACCCAGCACAAGCACTCCGTCCCCACGATCCGCGAAGTCGTCAACTTCCTCCTGCTCGGCGGCAACATCGGCCGGCCCGGCGCGGGCGTCTGTCCCGTACGCGGCCACTCCAATGTCCAGGGCGACCGCACGATGGGCATCTACGAACGTCCCGCCGCCGCCTTCCTCGACGCCCTAGGGCGCGAATTCGGCTTCGCACCCCCGCGTCACCACGGCCTCGACGTCGTCCGCGCCATAAGGGCGCTGCGCGACGGCGCCGCCAAGGTCTTCCTCGCCATGGGCGGCAACTTCGTCTCCGCCAGCCCCGACACCGACGTCACCGAGGCGGCCATGCGCCGGGCCCGGCTCACCGTCCATGTGTCGACCAAGCTCAACCGGTCCCACGTGGTCACCGGCGCCCGCGCCCTCATCCTCCCCACCCTCGGCCGCACCGAGAGGGACCACCAGGCCGGCGGCGACCAGTTCGTCACCGTCGAGGACTCCATGGGCATGGTCCACGCCTCCCGAGGCACCCTCGCCCCCGCCTCGCCGCACCTGCTCTCCGAACCCGCGATCGTCGCCCGGCTCGCCCAGGCCGTCCTCGGCCCCCGAAGCACCATCCCCTGGGCCGGCTTCGCCGACGACTACGACCTCGTCCGCGACCGGATCGCCCGCGTCATCCCCGGCTTCGACGACTTCAACACCCGGGTACGGCGCCCCGGCGGCTTCACCCTCCCCCACGGCCCGCGCGACTCCCGCACCTTCCCCACGGCCACCGGCAAGGCCAACTTCACGGCCGCGCCCGTCACTTACCCCCGGGTGCCCGCCGGCCGGCTGCTGCTCCAGACCATCCGCTCGCACGACCAGTACAACACCACCATCTACGGGCTCGACGACCGTTACCGGGGCATCAAGGGCGGCCGCCGCGTCGTCCTCCTCCACCCCGACGACGCCGCCGAACACGGCCTGCGCGACGGCGACTTCACCGATCTCGTCGGCGAGTGGACCGACGGCGCCGAGCGCCGCGCCGACGGCTTCCGCGTCGTCCACTACGCCACGCCCCGCGGCTGCGCCGCCGCCTACTACCCCGAGACCAACGTCCTCGTCCCCCTCGACCACACCGCCGACACCAGCAACACCCCGGCGTCCAAGTCGATCGTGATCCGCCTGGAACCCACGATCCCCGCACAGTCCTGA
- a CDS encoding ABC transporter ATP-binding protein encodes MTTTTDTQPTPARTPDRTPLLEARGVIMRFGGLTAVRDVDLTVNTGEIVGLIGPNGAGKTTFFNCLTGLYVPTEGTVSYRGTVLPPKPHLVTQAGIARTFQNIRLFANMTVLENVLVGRHTRTKEGLLSALIRGPRYHRAEARSRERAMELLAFTGLADKADHLSRNLPYGEQRKLEIARALASEPGLLLLDEPTAGMNPQETRATEELVFAIRDQGIAVLVIEHDMRFIFNLCDRVAVLVQGEKLIEGTSEVVQNDERVIAAYLGEPFEGAPEDEGDGPEAGAGAGTEAGSGAGAEGDQGGKGTSEQENDR; translated from the coding sequence ATGACCACCACGACCGACACCCAGCCCACCCCCGCGCGGACGCCCGACCGCACCCCTCTGCTCGAAGCCCGCGGCGTCATCATGCGCTTCGGCGGACTCACCGCCGTCCGCGATGTCGACCTCACCGTCAACACCGGCGAGATCGTCGGCCTCATCGGGCCCAACGGCGCCGGCAAGACCACCTTCTTCAACTGTCTGACCGGCCTGTACGTCCCCACCGAGGGCACCGTCAGCTACCGGGGGACCGTACTGCCCCCCAAGCCGCACCTCGTCACCCAGGCCGGAATAGCCCGGACCTTCCAGAACATCCGGCTGTTCGCCAACATGACCGTGCTGGAGAACGTCCTGGTCGGCCGCCACACCCGCACCAAGGAAGGACTTCTGTCCGCGCTCATCCGCGGCCCCCGCTACCACCGGGCCGAAGCGCGGTCGCGTGAACGCGCCATGGAACTCCTCGCGTTCACCGGCCTCGCCGACAAGGCCGACCACCTCTCCCGCAACCTCCCCTACGGCGAGCAGCGCAAGCTGGAGATCGCCCGCGCGCTCGCCAGCGAACCCGGACTCCTCCTCCTCGACGAGCCCACCGCCGGCATGAACCCGCAGGAGACCCGCGCCACCGAGGAACTGGTCTTCGCCATCCGCGACCAGGGCATCGCCGTCCTCGTCATCGAGCACGACATGCGGTTCATCTTCAACCTCTGCGACCGCGTCGCCGTCCTCGTCCAGGGCGAGAAGCTCATCGAGGGCACCTCCGAAGTCGTCCAGAACGACGAACGCGTCATCGCCGCCTACCTCGGCGAGCCCTTCGAGGGAGCGCCCGAGGACGAGGGGGACGGCCCGGAGGCGGGCGCGGGCGCGGGTACGGAGGCGGGTTCCGGCGCCGGAGCCGAGGGCGACCAGGGCGGCAAGGGCACGAGCGAGCAGGAGAACGACCGATGA
- a CDS encoding branched-chain amino acid ABC transporter permease — translation MHTLPQQLANGLFIGSMYGLIAIGYTMVYGIVQLINFAHGEIFMTGSFGALTVWTNLPHGTSIWLALPLMLAGGAIVSVLIAVGAERFAYRPLRNAPRLAPLITAIGLSLALQQAIFIWYPGADNAVNFPQLGTHPYHVGSISIQRGDIFLVAAAVICMIGLAFFVRTSRTGRAMQATAQDPDTAQLMGIDTNRIIVIAFAIGGLFAAIAGLASGLKYGQIKYDMGFQAGLKAFTAAVLGGIGNIYGAMLGGLVLGVAESCASAYVSNIPGMQQLGGGSWANVWAFVLLIVVLLVRPQGLLGERVADRA, via the coding sequence GTGCACACCCTGCCGCAACAGCTGGCCAACGGGCTGTTCATCGGCTCGATGTACGGGCTCATCGCCATCGGCTACACGATGGTGTACGGCATCGTCCAGCTCATCAACTTCGCCCACGGCGAGATCTTCATGACCGGGTCCTTCGGAGCCCTCACGGTCTGGACGAATCTCCCCCACGGCACGTCCATCTGGCTCGCGCTGCCCCTCATGCTGGCAGGCGGCGCCATCGTGTCCGTCCTGATCGCCGTCGGCGCCGAACGCTTCGCCTACCGGCCGCTGCGCAACGCGCCACGCCTGGCACCGCTCATCACCGCCATCGGCCTCTCCCTCGCCCTCCAGCAGGCCATCTTTATCTGGTACCCCGGCGCCGACAACGCCGTGAACTTCCCCCAGCTCGGCACCCACCCGTACCACGTCGGCTCCATCAGCATTCAGCGCGGCGACATCTTCCTCGTCGCCGCCGCCGTCATCTGCATGATCGGCCTGGCCTTCTTCGTCCGCACCAGCCGCACCGGCCGCGCGATGCAGGCCACCGCCCAGGACCCCGACACCGCGCAGCTCATGGGCATCGACACCAACCGCATCATCGTCATCGCCTTCGCCATCGGCGGCCTCTTCGCCGCCATCGCCGGCCTCGCCTCCGGCCTCAAGTACGGCCAGATCAAATACGACATGGGCTTCCAGGCCGGTCTGAAGGCGTTCACCGCGGCCGTGCTCGGCGGCATCGGCAACATCTACGGCGCCATGCTCGGCGGACTCGTCCTCGGCGTCGCCGAGTCCTGCGCCTCCGCCTATGTCTCCAACATCCCCGGCATGCAGCAGCTCGGCGGCGGCAGCTGGGCCAACGTCTGGGCCTTCGTCCTCCTCATCGTCGTCCTGCTCGTCCGGCCGCAGGGCCTGCTCGGCGAGCGCGTCGCGGACAGGGCGTGA